The Hippopotamus amphibius kiboko isolate mHipAmp2 chromosome 3, mHipAmp2.hap2, whole genome shotgun sequence genomic interval ataaaagatagggatgaaaggaaagtatgagagatatattatctgtactaccaaaaacttagctagatatagaagtatataaaaagtcaaaaaaaaaaaagaaagaaagaataaaaaatatcattacaaaattatgttataaaacttgtagatcccttagggctaagatcgtatttaataaagaaaaaaaaaagagagagagaaaaagaaaaagaaaaaaaaatccagaactgatcccagaatggaccagttcaataggtgttgatactactatttctgtttccttagcgtctcagctgtaagtgtccttctccttgccttgggtttttttgcattattctgtgaccagcagaggttcctttattgttcctatgcctcggtgtgtggggagggagagggtacagtagtggttccttctcctgggagtgagtgagcagtggcacactgttgtttcagtcgggcttggaggtgccttttgcagagggacgctggtggctcaggcgtaaacagaaagtcttagagttgggcctctctcgggtttttttttgttgttgttgctgttgttgttgttgtttttttttctctgcagcctccctgctgctggcattgagaggggttttaatctagccccgcccgaacacctgaggatgcttgttatccctgagcaccttaggtggcccgcagggcgtctctccactgcctgttgcagaggggccgaaggagagagagaggctacgcacgtggctcctcccctctgccagtgagcctgcagcctccagccgccatcatggccgggcagctctcagggacgggcactcctctccgcggacctcctccctcctgtcctcttggtccatcaccctaccggcaacaatgtttctcaccctgaaccagctctccggttcccacgctcccgctcctggaccctctgttcagccgcggatcgatgtctcggtccgggaacgctgagctgcgctgcggaccctccgtatgtttctcactccctcccgtctgccacagctccgccgcttcaccctctttgagccctcgtagatgcctccctagcggctatgttgggctccccgcagtcctttctggtgtccgaggccgtctgctgatgttcagctggttctctgtgggaattactgcatccttccatgcattcccaatgcatctgtggagggcgatgcactccatgtctctctacttcgccgccatcttttctctccaacagagatgtttttaaaagttgtgcAGTATCACGGGAACATTCTTAAGCTGTAATATAAAGTGGAGACATTTTGGATGAAAATTTGAAGTAAAtaattattctaatttaattctaactaattttattcttcttcttactaatttaaatatatatcaattgGGAAAAAGGACCCCAAAATATTTCTACTTCTAAATTTTTAGTATTGTACATGAGTCCATCTTTCTTGATGTTCTATATGCTGAAAAAGATATGATTTAATGTCAGATAGGTGAGGATGAGGGTTGgtaatatgacttttaaaatccatttaaacCTGAGAGTCTATGATATAGAGTTCATGATctcctagaaaaagaaaaaaacaataacaacaaaaaaaactctcACCAATGAATATATCTGACAGGTCCACAGCCAGGCCCCAGGCACCTGTTAGTTCACCAAGaaagaaagttataaaatttaaaattgccAACTGGTTTAACCATAAGTGTCTTTGTTGATTTATAAATGGTACCTTTGGATGAACCTTAAAAGTACTGCCACATATACTGTTTGCAGGCAAATTCTGTAAAATTTCTTAGCTGTGACTAATTGGACCTCAGGGGTATTTCACTGTCATTAAGAGACCTTACCAAGAAACCAAGTATTTCATGTATGTTAACAGCAGACGAGAAATTTCATAGcactcatttttcattttgaattcttCCTAGAGTCTACATGAAGACAAAACACTATGAcaagaggaaacaaaattaaacaaaaaacaacaaaggaaaaaacagttgaccactgatgaatttaggtATTTGAAAACATATGAGCTTATTATGGAGTCTGAATACTTAGTATTGGTTAAATTAAACATTTAGATGAGCAACTAtctgatatttaaattttattttaacaatttgttttttttaaatttatttatgcaAATCACAATTTTACAATATTGTtttgaaatatacattaaatGATAATTGTGAACCCTATTATAAAATTGGCTCTTCACACTAGGTGGAATTTATGATACTTCTCCAAAGTAGTTCTTTCTTGTACAAATTCTGGAATTAGAGTACCATGATGATGatgaaaataattccattaaaCAATTATACTTGTAGAGGGTAAAATGCATGTATTCCAGTCACTtaaatttcattatataatatCCATATGGAATAGGAAAATAGGCAATAATATTCACAATTTATAACATGGAAATATAAGAGAGGGAATAAGAATGCCATTTGCCAAGGGAAACAGGAGGCCAGGCCACAAAATTCTGGGCCAGCATTcttatgggctcagtagttgtggctcacgggcttagttgttctgtgacatgtgggatcttcttgggccagggattgaacccatgtctcctgcattgtcagatgggctgttaaccactgcgccactagggaatgATTGTGCCCCAGCACTCTTATATTTAAGTTATTGTTTCACAAATAAAGTGGCATGAAATGTTTATGTTGACACCAACTCTAAGGCCCATTACAATTAtctgctaaaaaataaatactgatgtttgaaattattttgtaaataaatgtaattcagATCAACACAGAAATATTCCTATATAGAATCGCACTCACACACCATGTTCAAATATGGTCtcattaataagaagaaaaataaattgtacataaTTATGTATTGACTCCAGAGAATGTGGTCACTGTGAGCAGCATGTGtcatgaaggaaaataatttaagaaaattgaaatcatgtgaCTAAACCTAGATTGACTGGACTCTCCAATATTATAGTGATGTAATGATATTTGTGATGGCAGATGCCAAAGACAGTCTGCATGAGGATTTGAAACAATCTAAGAACTATAATGGATACAGATTTTGCTGAAGTGTCATCATGAAAACATCTTGAACTGCTCTATCAACCCTGTAATGAAAGCTAGAGTCAGATCAGAATTAGCATGTACAGAGAAGTCATCATTCCCAACctcacaaaagaatgaaatccatTCACAATGGCCCATTGAGTGGTCATTCAGCCTCTACTTAAATTAAATAGAAACAGTGCTGGGTAGAGATTGCTGTAGAACTTGACACCTGTCTAGGTGCTTGCTCCCCAAGCCCTAAAGAagcacaaaatggaaatagagcaGGGTTAGGTCTAAAAGAGTTAAGGTTGTTCATGTCTTTGATTTTCAAAAAGAGGAGTTCCTGGAGCTATATCAGGAAAGTCTGTTTACAGAATACAAATCCAAGGACAGAATGGTTTAAAAACCTGGAGAATCAGCAACACAGATTCTAAAACTTGAAGGGAAAATGAGAATGAAGGCAGGAGAAATTATATATGGATGTTATCATAGTTAATCAGAAACTAGTTGAGGTGTGGTTGGACATTTGATAGGTTCAGGGACTAATTTCACAAAATATTAGGTACCTGCCAAAGTGTTCTTATGgcagtttcattcatttcaatAGGTAGTGCAATGTTCTCAAAGTAGCAAAGCACTCAAGAGCAGAGCTTATACAGTCTTAATCCAATCCAAATCCCTTCATCCCAGTAGGATATCTCCTAAGTTGTTTATCAGGAATAAAAATGCTTTGGAATGTGGACTGTAGTCTCATAAATCTACCAGATTTAATAAGAATTGAAGTAGAAGcaaatataacaatatttatgATAATAGACACATTGGCTTGGGCAAAATCACAGAATTTGGAAACACATTGCAATTTACCTAAGTAAACTACTTGTAGAAATAGGGAAAGCTGTTTAAGGTTAAAGAAGATGATGGCATAGTGTGAAATATAACTCATGTCTCCTGATCCTGAAGCTAGTGGTCTTACTCTCCATCGCATTTTCATAACCACCATACGCTTGCTAAATATCATTTCATCATGAAGCTCATTGACTTCTTCCATAAAACATATGGTACCCAAGTAGCAGGAGGCTTGATCTTTCTGACAAAAGAGGAGACTATAAACACATCTatgacatatacatacattcatattTTGGTAGcagatttcatttttgaaaagaatcAAAATTAATTTGCAATGAAGTCTTATAAGTTAGGTAAATTGCTTAGCTGAGAAGTATTTTCCTTGGTCAAATGCAGAATAatgatttatgtttttttaaatatttgtatcccTTAAAAATAATCTCCTAAACCAGTTTTCTAAGATGAATCCAGAAATTCAAGGAATTAAGCATAAAGTCAattttctaaaagtgaaattgttttacaaatacattttactatgtgcttttgaaaaaaatcctgCATCTAATTGCTATTGATAATTGTTAATCTGATGAAGTGCCATTTCCTTTGGCATAcaatcaaaactatttttatattccaaatcATAATCAAATACCAGCCCTAAGGAATTCTGTATAATGTAAAGATCAAAGGATGTGAAACAAGAGTATTTGGGCCCAATGCTGACTTACATTTTCTATGATCTAATCATTTAATCTTTCTGGTCCTCcatcttttctataaaataagaatactaaattttactttataatgtTGTTGTGACCATTTTAGAACACTGCAAAATTTTCACATCAGTTTAAAGAGtgtacaattaatttttatagtCCCTGGCAGcttttctcacagaactagaaatctaatataatttaattattaggTATATCAAGAGTATGCCAAGAGAGTATTGGCAagtaatgtctttttattttatattccataCCATCCTAGATATTAGGAGTCCACATAGCTTTCTGAGAAGGAGCTACTTCTACACTCAGGAACATTATAGAAGTATGTCattattatggaaaaattttCAGTGACTGTAAAACAAGAAAGGTTTTGATGAAATTCTGGCTTTCTCTGATATCTTTGAAATggttgaaagaataaaatttggatTTAGAAGAATGAAGATCTGAATACTAGCTCTGCCTCTAATATTGGGTGGAttatttaatttctgaattttattcttcctcatctgtgaaattgggATAATCATAATAACACCTGCCTTGAAAAGGTTCTGTTAGTATCAGGTGAGATGTATGGGAAGGACTTTATATTAACAAAATATGAAGTAAAGAttgtaacagaaatgaaatttgcacattgggtctttttttttttttttttttttttggcacatgggcttagttgctccatggcatgtgggatcttcctggagctgggatcaaacccgtgacctctgcattggcaggtggattcttaaccactgcgccacctaggaagcctggcaCATTGGGTCTTTTATTATCTGAAATTGCATTGCATTTAATAACATTCCAATGGCATTTTGACCTCTATATTCATTTCTATGTAGGTAACGGGGTTTAACATGGGACTAACAAGAGTGTAAGATACCACTATGGCTTTGTCCATGGGAAAAGTTGCTACCAGTCACAGATACACAAAACTACAGGCCAAAAGAATAAGACAACAACTGTGATGTGAGAGTTACAGGTAGATgggtctttttttcctccctgcagaGCTGTGAGTCTTCGAGGAGCACAGGATGACCACATAGGAGAGCAACAATGTTACAAAAGTGATCACAGGGATCCCCCCACCATTGGCAGCAACCAAGAGACCAGCAAGGACAGTGTCAGTGCAGGCAAGTTTTATCAGAGGGAAATGTCACATGAGAGATGACCCATGATGTTGGCACCACAGAACAAGAGCCAGAAAGTGACTAGGATCTGTCCAGTAAAGAAAACCCACTGCCCGACACACCCCCAGCAGGAAGCAGATGGTACGGTGGTTCACGATGGTGACATAGTGCAGAGGTCTGCAGGTGGCCATGTAACAGTCACAAACCATGACCCCAAGGAGGACAATCTCTGAAGCTCCCAAGAAATGTTCAACAAAGGGCTGTGTCATACAGGCACTGAATGTGACAGCTTTTGAATCAGCAAATCAGCTAGCACATTAGGGATTATGGAAAAGGAATAACAGGCATCTATCATGGACAAGAAGgccaggaagaaatacattggGGAGTCCAAAGTCTGGCTGAAGATTTTAGTCACCACAATGAGCAGGTTGCCTGTGACAGTGACAATGTAGATGATAAGTAACACCAAAACTAGAATTCTCTGCATCTGAGGAATCTGTGTAAGTCCCATTAGAATGAATTCAGTCACATTCATCCTGTCTTCTTTAACTTCAGTGCTGGTGATGAATTCAGaaacaggaaattaataaaacatgacAAAATTTTCCATAGCAAGGTGATTGTAGAAGTTAAAATGTTGGGCTTTCAGAtatgtacaaaatattttaataatgaagcTATGTTTTTCCTCAAGATGTCTAAGAGGAGAAGAAACATGctactttttctatttataaaaagtGTGAACATTTGAGGGTGTTTTAGTCAGCTTATTACAAGGATGCTCATATCCTTCTTCTGTACCCTCTGACATTAGTCCCTGGGCCTTTGCTGCATGACATCAGGCACAAGGAGCTCACCATGTAATAAACCTGATTGTTCCTCAGCCAATAAGGAACATTAAAAACAGTtcctgaatttttaaagaaaatacttgtACAACTATTGCTTCTGGGTTCTGCACACAGTTGATAACATAGATTAGGACTACCTtaccctcctcttccttttaaaaGCCACTTCAATAAATCTAAGAGACAAggtctgtgtctgtcttcttcaCTTCTTTATAGCAAGCACTGTGTTCAAGGTCTGCCTCACACGGATGTTCactaaaattaagtaaataagtcCTTTGGAAGACTTTCATTtcccttgtgttttctttttctccagctcACTCCAAGAAGAGCATTTACTGTCTTATTTacacaaactaacaaacaaaactgaataaATGGTTGGAATGTTAAAAAGTATCCTTCTTTTACTCACTGAGATCTCTCACTCTCTCCACCTGGAGCAGCTGTCTTACCTGTTCTGTTCCAAACAGCTCCCTTCACTTCTGGCCATAGGTAGCCCTAGCTGAATATCAGAGGGCTGATGAGAAGAGAACAAGGAATGTCATGGTGTTTATTGTCTTTTGTCACTGTTGTGGTTTGTCACTGGCTGGGTGCCTTTAACTGAGGTTGCACTCTTTTGGATGGACCTTCTGGGTTCCTGAGATCTCTCTCTCATGCCCTCCCAGGTCCTATTGTGATGGCTTCCTAAGCTTACTAGCTCTGGGGTGCTGTATCATCCTTTATTAGTTTCCTTCAACTCTCTCCACAGCTTGACAAGTAAACATATTAAGCTATTTTTAATCTCCCATTTTAATTATACTGTTTCTTGTTAAAGTCTAATGGATatagaaattttgttttcttctttgtaaaaatatatacatatataacacttttctctttataaatttattttatttataaggcATCTATACTTCttttgatgtatagttgataattaaaattaacttttgtcAGGAAAATATATTGTGAATGACTGAActgaaacaagcaaaaaagatCTGTGTGTTATTGATAGCTCTTGGAGTCCTAATTTTATGGAATTTATGCTTTTTACTGACTTTAAGCTACTTTACAATTACTGAGGCAGTAGAAAATTGACAAGAATGCAAGTAATTCTTgttcatagaaatgcaaaagtCATTCTTGTCAGGTGGAAACTTGACTGATTACCCTGACCATGAGACTAAGcatgttttgcatttatttataaatttgttgCACATCACTGATTGAACATGTTAAAAATGGTGCattggatttttttccattataataCCTTAGTAGTTCTCTGATTAATCACTGaactaaataaaatcttgttatgtgttcattttatattttgtgaaggtcatgatttcactttttttaaaaaaaattgcctatgAATATTATAATAATGACCATTTTGGAGTGACAagcttaaaaacataaaaatctagATATTGTTACcccatgtattatttcattacacattttctgttttcttttgtttgggatTTGTTTGTATATAACCAGTTTGTAAAAATCTCCTTTAAAACTTTCTTTGAAGTGAAATGGTCCAAAAActctttctcatctctgtgtCCGTTTTCATGTTGTCCAAAATATTACAAGTTCTGAGATGATAAAGCTCAAGTGAAActaaacccaagaagaagaggACTTTGAAAACAACCAGGCTTTCATTTGAGACCACAAAGAGCTTTGTACTCTTTTATTTCCACCACACAAAGACAgatctaggagacagatccaaaaaaatatttctgtgacttatgtcaaagtgtgtttcTCCTAGGTTTCCCTCTAGGAGTATTGTGGTGTCCAAGCTTACATTTAGATtttatccattttgtgtttattttagtaTATGGTGCAAGGGAATGCTGTTGAAGAGGTActcttttctccatctgtctCCTGAGAGGGATTTGCACAACTTAAAATAAACACAGTCACCCCAGTACCATGCTCTGGCATTTCTGTGTGGTAAATTATGGAAGATATTGCTCCAGTTGACAACTGAGTTTGACAAAGTGATATTTGTGAGAAGTAACATGAGTTGGAATGTTGTAGCCAGAGAAGATCTGATTTGTAAAGAGCATTGTAATAATGTAAGATGTCCTGATATCCTCTAGGTACATAGAGAAGCATTGCAGGTATCCCCTACCCTCTTGAAAGTTCACCTTAGCCATTTTGCTTTTAGAAAGATCAACATTAGTACTTGTATtcactaatggaaaaaaaaaaaaaacaaagtggatttgtgatttaaaaaaattctgttaccATACTAATGTCAGGCTTTTGTAAAAGTAAAGTGGTATAActtgaaatttcaaaaagaagaaaaaccatgtAGGGCTGAAATGTATTGCTATATGTGAGACAAGGGTACAACATGTTTACAGCATCAACTTGAAGGACAAAGTGAATCATTAAGATTGCAGATAATTTTCTTACCTATACACTTAAACATACCACAAACAACTaagggtatttaaaaaaatacagcaaatgaAGACTAAGTTCAAAATTTCTGGCTTATTTATGCCATGGAAACAATTAGATTGTGAATTATTATTCCCTCTTTTTGTGggtgtctctctttttcttttggcaaattgatagtacaaaaaaaaattttagctaTGATTCACTCATTCAACTGTCCCTTCCCTGTGCATCTATCAATGAATTTCTACCCCTTATTTACTTTACTACAGGCTAACTCAAAATAGAAGTTCTGAGATCAATGTCCTatggaaaaacacattttaaccaAATAACATATATGAAGAATTTAGAGAAGTAGCAGTGAGGCTCTGGAGAAAAACTTACTGTACAGTCATCAAAGTAAGGGCTTATTGTTGTTCTTTCCATTACCTAATCTGAAGCTATGAACATGAACATCGAAGCCTCTAGAAAGTATATTAAAAGCTATGAAAATACCTAAATTATGTCTAGACAATATTAAATaaccaataaatattagtttctgggcctttttatttctgtcaatGCTCTGAAAAATTTCTTACATTCATCACAATTTACAGCAGGCACAATCCTCCCTGTGTACATAAATCATCACTTTCTTGGCATCGTGAACAGCCTAAGTAACTATCCTCTTCAACAAACTCCTCATGGCAATTTTCACCTCTGTATTTCTCACAGTGTAAATAACAGGATTTAACATGGGAGTGAGGATTGCAAAGAACACAGTCACCAACTTGTCTGCAGGATAAGCGGCCACAGGATGCAAGTGGGTGAATATACAGGGGACAAAAAAGAGTACCACTACTGTGAAGTGGGAGCCACATGTAGAGAGGGCTTTGCGTCGTCCTTCAGAGTCATGGGATTTCAGGGAGCTCAGGATGACTATGTAGGAAATAAGTAgcatgaaaaaaatgagtaaacacATGCCCCCACTATTAGTTGCCACCACCATTCCAAGCCTGTAGATATCGCTGCAGGCAAGATTCAACAGTGAGACGAAATCACACATGAAGTGGTCAGTGACATTGGGACCACAGAAAGTCAAGTCCATCATGAAAAGAATCTGCACAGTGGCATGTAGGATCCCCCCGACCcaggccaccaccaccaggagctGGCAAAGCCCCTGTCGCATGACGGTCGTGTAGTGcagaggcttgcagatggccacatagcggtcataggccatggcagtgaggacgATGGTCTCTGACCCTCCCAGGAAGTGTCCCACAAAGAGCTGAGTCAGGCAGCCATCCCAAGAGATGGTTCTCCTCTGGTACAGCATGTCAGCGATCATCTTGGGGGTGGTGACAGAGGTGAAGGATGCATCTATGAAGGACAGATGagtgagaaagaagtacatgggagcagaaagtgtggggctgagggagatggTCATGATAATGAGCAGATTGGCCAGCACAGTAAATAGGAAAATCAACAAGAAGACAACGAAGAGCATTTTCTGCAAGTGTGGGTTCTGGGTGAGTCCCAAAAGAACAAATTCAGTCACATTGTTGGGAGACATGAGGACATTCATTGAGGAAGTAACACCTTCCTGGGGCCTGAATTACctacaaaggaataaagaatgataCCTATTAATCATGAGACTTGTGGTCTGAATTTCTGAGAACAAAAACAGCAGTTACTGTAACAGTGGAGCAGGTCCATGACACTTTTGCCCTAGTACTTGTTTCAATTGttgctttcttcatctgtgaTGTTTTCCTCTCTTCAGACATCTAGTATCTATAGTACAGTATAAAATATCTGTAGGGCAACATTAGATGTGTAATTTACTGAGAAAACACTGGGCTACTACATGAGATCTGGATTCTTCTCCTGGTTTCAACTCATGTGACTCTTCTAAATCTTCTCAATGTCCCATGCTTCCAAGTCCTCTTCTCTATCTGTGAGGTTACAAATCATAACTTTCAGATATAGCTTATAAGCTGAGAGTTGCCACATACAGGTATGAGTTAGACCCTCTTCCATGACAATTTACATTTGAGCTCTCAGCTCTATGGAGGAATAACATGGTGGAGAAAAAGACATGGTCAATAAATATCACAATAAATATCACAAGCAGGGGGTTTAGGGAAATATGTGTAAGTCACTGATGACACACTCCACCTGATACCAACAAGAACACAAAAACTATTCAACTGTGTTTCCTCACTAACCATAGTGCCTGGCATGATGTCTGCAGTGTCTGAAACCTCTTAGGTGATGAGTAAATTCTTGGTGTATTGCCACTCACCACCGGTAAGATTATGTCTGCTTTCTGACAGCATAAACCTTTGAGGAATTTAAGTGCtctttttctcctgctctgttTATCATTATTCTCTATgtatgagaaacaaaaataaccatTTGAAAGGAAACTGCACTCTAGCTTAATAGTTTCTGACACACCTTATGGGGTaggtatgaaaatatttaattgccTCTAGGAGAAAGATTGTACTGggtctttttactttcaagataATTATAGTCTTTGTtaatggatattttttattcttcaaaattctCTCCCACATTTTAATGTAGTCATATTCAGTAAATTTACAGCTTCTGTAGActtagataaaaaaataaaaactcttgcACAGGTGTTCAGTAACAAGGATCTTTCAAGCAGaaaaaatccttattttcaaaattctgaaaataaaattttgatgtgGAGAACAGAGTCTGCTGGGGAAGATAGAATGATAATGTACTATACATATATGCACAGATACACAGACTAACAGAAACACGTataaaatcagttaatgtaaATACTTACTATAAGcacactcattcaacaaatatttattggacatatTATGTATATGAATGCATGTTTGTTCTCACAAAGTCATGAAGAGTGCCCCTGTTAATGCCCTTAAATGCCTGAAATTTCATTACCAAAAAGAAGCAGCTCATCCATCCATGATAGGAATGACCTTCCCTCTCCTTTATGTTTCTGCTACATGCCTGCTCATGCCCTCTTCTCCCATCTTCCCATAGCATCCATGTTCCATCATTCCTGGTTACAGTGTACTGCATTACTAATACAGTGAGAAATCTGGGGACATAAATCTCTGAACAAAAATATAAGAGAAGACATgagtataataaaatgtattctgtaaaaaatatgtctttcctttcaaagataaatgaataaagagctttgtattttaattatccaaaatgaaaacaaaattttaaatcaaatatactccaataaaaattaatttaaaaaatgaaaattacagttaTGAGGAAGCAAAATGCATCAGCTTCattgcattttcttcttctgaggtGAGATCCCCCAACAGATCAGAAAAGCATGTAGTGCACATAAAGCACAAATGAGACATAATTAATATAAGTGTTTTAGAAATAACTATGAAGAAATAGATATTACTTTTTCAAATGTCTTGGGTACCACAATACTCCTTCTAGAAATAAACCCTaatagaaaatatgtttaaaggatatttttacaaatatgttcAACACATTTATTAATCTGTGGAAAATTTAGACACGGTATGGAATGTTCAACAGTAGAGAAATTTATAATTGGAATATAGTGCATCTCTTTGAGTGATGTATAGTTTTTAACAgcgagattttaaaaaatgtgcaataTCACAGGAACATTCTTAAGCTATAATATAAAGTGGAGACAATTTTGGATGAAAATTTGATTGTTTATTCTAATTTATCTCTAactaattttattcttcttcctactaatttaaatatatatcaataagaaaaaagaccCTAAAATATTTCTACTTCTAAATTGGTAATATACTTGAAAATATCTTTGTTGATGTTCTGTATGGTGAAAAAGGCACAATTTGTAACAATAATGTCAGATTGGTGAGGATGATGGGTGATAATATGATTTGTAAGATCAATTTAAACCTGAGAGTCTCTGATTATGTGATTTcctgtgaaagaaaaaatctcACCTATGAACTTGTCTGACATAGGTCCATGGCCAAGGCCCCAGGCAGCTGTTAGTTCaccaagaaagaagtaaaattgtaagaTTTTAAAATGCCAACTAGCTCAACTATAATAAATGTCTTTGTTGGTTTATAAATGGTACCTTTGGATAACATTAAAACTACTACCACATAGACTGTTTGTGGGCAAATTCTGTAAAGCTTCTTAGCTGTGGCTAATAGAACCTCAGGGGTATTTCACTACAATTAGTAGACCTTTCCAACAACCTCATTGCTTCATGAAGTTAACTGAAAAGCAGAGGAGAACTTTTATATCACTCATATGTAATTTTGAACTCTTCGTTGAGTATACATGAAGACAAAACACTATGAcaggaaggaaaaagtaaaacaaataaaaaatgattgaTGACATGAATTTAGGTATTTGAAAACTTATGAGCTTATTATGGAGCCTgaatatttagtagtgtgtaaaTGAAACATATAGGTAACTACCTGATATTTAAAttgtaattataataatttatttttcatctactATGTATGCAAattatagctttaaaatattg includes:
- the LOC130850443 gene encoding olfactory receptor 140-like; the protein is MNVLMSPNNVTEFVLLGLTQNPHLQKMLFVVFLLIFLFTVLANLLIIMTISLSPTLSAPMYFFLTHLSFIDASFTSVTTPKMIADMLYQRRTISWDGCLTQLFVGHFLGGSETIVLTAMAYDRYVAICKPLHYTTVMRQGLCQLLVVVAWVGGILHATVQILFMMDLTFCGPNVTDHFMCDFVSLLNLACSDIYRLGMVVATNSGGMCLLIFFMLLISYIVILSSLKSHDSEGRRKALSTCGSHFTVVVLFFVPCIFTHLHPVAAYPADKLVTVFFAILTPMLNPVIYTVRNTEVKIAMRSLLKRIVT